TTTCAACTAATCGCTTTACTTGTGCTCTTTAGCAGGTTCTTGAGCGTTGGGCGGAGTGAGTGAAATTGATTTGACATCCGGGTCAGAAGCTTGAGGTGGTTTAGCTCCTGTTTGATAGGGAATGGGAAATTCAGATTTCATAGAAATTTCAGGGTATTTCTTATTAGAAGATGTTTATAGATTTAATACTAATAGTCTAAGAGGGTGTTTGAAAAGTCGGGTAAACAGTAGAAAAGCTCACTCAGTGTAAGCTGCGAATACGAAAGAACACAGCACCGAGTGAGCTAGATGGGTAAATCCTATCCCAGTAATCTGACCCGTGCCGAATACGAATTTCTCAGTGACCTGATTCCAGAAGCAAAACCCGGTGGTCGCCCACGCAGCATCGAGATGTGGGCAGTTCTCAATGCCATCTTCTACGTCCTAGTCGAGGGGTGTCGTTGGCGAGCGTTGCCGGGAGACTTTCCGGCATGGCAGACGGTGTATACCTATTTTCGCAACTGGCGCAAGGACGGCACTTGGATTGTGATTCATGACCGCTTACGTGAGTGGACGCGCATCGAAGTGGATCGCCAGCCCAGTCCCTCTGAAGCGATCCTCGACTCGCAAAGTGTCAAAACGGCGGCAGGGGTGAGCGAACAGGTGGGATTTGACAGTGGCAAAGTGATCAAGGGGCGCAAGCGGTTTATCAGTGTCGATACCTTGGGACTGGTGCTGCGTGTGTTCGTGACTGCTGCCAGTGTGGGAGAACGAGCAGGGGGCAAACGGGTACTCAAGCGGGTCAAACGGATGGACAAAGCTGTGTTTCGTCTAACCACCATTTGGGTCGATGGTGGCTTTGATGGCGCACCGTTCCTAATGTGGGTGATGGACGTTTGCCGTTGGATTATCCAAGTGGTGCTGCGACCTGAACAAACCAAGGGGTTCGTGCTGCTCAAAAAGCGATGGGTGGTGGAGCGGACATTCGGTTGGTTGATGCACTGTCGTCGTCTAGTGCGTGACTATGAGTTATTGCCAGAGACCTCAGAGACATTAATCTATCTGGCAATGATTCGGATAATGGTCAAGCGATTGGCGTAAACTTTGACTCGTTACAACTTTTCAAACACCCTCTAAGCGCTAGGATGTGCTCTATCCGAAGCCATGTAATCTAGAGCTGAGCTTAGCAGTGCATTCCGCCATCTGGCATATGTTCTTGAAATGGCTTTCGTATTCCAGACAACGTATTGATATTTTTGGGCCTTCAACGGTAGACAGCAGAGGAAAGAGACTTTGGTGGCATCAATTTAATTGAGGTCACTTAGAAAGAGAAAATCTCGCAGGTACTAGCTTTACGGGGCTTCGTTTGCGCCTGCGAGATTTGAATCGGCTCCACTGACGGGTGTCAACTTAGATGGAGCACTGTTCTATTCATTTACTTCCTCACACAAACATATCCTCCAGCTATAAATTGCAGAGTAGAGTTAGCAGGGCAGTCTTGCTGAGTTATGCTCCCCTCAAGCGGATTGGAAGTTGATTGAACAGCGGGAGCTGCACTCTCAGCGGCGGGAGCAGAACTTTCCAGAAAACTTGGTAGAGGAGTGCCACCCTTACGCCCAACAGCTGGGAGTTCCAATAAAGCAGTCGTTGCTCTTCCAGAACCGTCATTAGTAACAGAGTTTTGATCCCCCGGATGTCCGTTGGGGATAAACAACTGCGGATGGTCAAACGGTGCACTCTGATTGCGAACTCTCGCATCAGTTAGACCGTTCATGAAAGCCACTAGCGCCTCTTTTTCCGATTCGTCCAGCCCCAGGTTCTCAATATCTGGGTCTAAGTTTTCGATATTAGTTTCGTGGAAATCTCCACCCCGATTGTAGAAATCCACTACCTGCCGCAGAGTTAGTTGCCCACCATTATGAAAGTAAGGAGCTGTAAGCGCTATATTCCGCAGTCCGGGTGTTTTAAAGGCTCCATCGACAGCCACTCTTTCAGTCGCACTAATAGGCGGCTTCAGATTGGGATCGTTGAACTTTCCATTCTGAGCCAGTCGCGACTCTGAAAGTGGGTTGCCAAACGGATCTTGACCGCCCACGCCTAAATCTTCCTGGGTAGGTCTAACACCAATGTTGTAAAAGCCGTTGTCATAGACAGCAACACCGTTATCGCCCATCACCATACGTTCGAGTCGTTCGTTTCGCACGTTTTTGACAGAAGCATTGGTAAACTCGGCTCCACCGTGGCAATTGACGCACTTAGCTTTACCCTCAAACAGTTCTTTCCCTCGTTTCTGCTGAGCAGTTAAAGCATTGTTATTTCCTTCCATGAACTGGTCAAAAGGCGTATTGTCGGAAACTAGCGTTGCCTCATACAGCTGAATGGAAAGTCCCATAAACAGCGAGAAGTTGTAGTCCATCAATGTGAACTCGTTGGTAGCTAAAGCTCCCTGCGGTTGTCTGAAGATCCGGCTACCATCAGCACCAACTTTGATAATCTGCTGAGAGTTCCACCACTCTGGCTTAAAGGCATCTTGAACCATAGTTTGGTAGTTCTTCTGCTTGAGACCTGGTTTCGGCCAGTTGCTATATTTACCGAGAACGCTGTCTTCAGGATGCACAAGTTGCTTTGCCAGGGGACGTAAGACCTTTAGCTTTTTACCCGTTTCTCTAGGAAGCTTCTTGGTCTTGACTCGATCAAACTTCTGACCGATATCGGGAAAAATACGACCACTACCAGATTCCTCAACATCGCTGAGTGGCGGGCCTACCGCCTGCGATGCTAGAGAGGAATTCTTAAGACTGACTTTCACTTGCTGTAGCGCAGACTGTTTTGTGGGTGCTTTATACAGAAAGGCATTTTTGTCCCTCGATCCAAAGGGATTGACGCCGTTAAAATCATTTTGCGCCCTTCCATCCCAGAAGTTGCGGAAGTTGAACACCGCATTAATTGTACTGGGTGCGTTGCGACCTGTTACCTGACGGACGTTGATGCCGTTAACATTGAAAACTGGATCTGGCTGCACCGTTACATTGTCTACAGCACTACCGGGAATGATGTCGTTGAATTTGGTCAGATCGACACCCTGAGAACCAGTAATGTCGTCATTGTCAGCTAGAACGGTCGAGGAACGATCATCCGAGTTTTGCAGCTTGTGGAATGGATAATCTTCCGGTTTCAGCGTGTAATTAGGCCCAGTTCCTGGACTGAAATTTGTTGATGGTCCTGGGTGGAGCTGGTTTTTTGCTCTGTTGTCAACTCCTGCATAGAAGTGACAACTGGCACAAGACTGGAAACCATCGCTTCCTACCTGCATCTCCCAAAAAAGAGCTTTTCCTAAAGCGATCGCAGCTGTTTTATTCTTAACAAATTGTCCGAGATTATCTGGCTCTGGGATCGGTACACTTTTGAGCGAGGCTAGCAACTGCGGCGGTTCAGATGGCTCTAGCTGAGCTGCTACGGTATGTCCAGCCAAGACGATAACAGCAGCGATCGCTACCATTACCATGCTTTTTTTAATTCTCTTTGAAAAAATCGATCCAAGTCGATTAAGTCGAAATAGAAACGCGATCGCCAAAAACGCTATTTCTTTAATTCGTTTCTTCATTTTTTTTAACCGTCATAAGTTAGATATTAAAGCTAGAAAAGCATTACTCCTCGCTGTTTTTATGCTCTGATTTCCCTACCTCTATAGGATATATTCATCTTTTCAAAAAATACTTCGACTTATGGTTATTAATTGACTTAATGACATTTTTATCACGCTACTTGATCCCTCCTAAAACACTCGATCCTTCTCAAAGCTTAAAGCTGAAATTTGATATATTTATATAAGTAGTAATCAATAAGAGTTCTTTAAATATGAAAAAATATTTACAGTTTTTGTTTTTTATATATACCGTTTTAAGCAAATTCTATCCCTCTTTTATCACTCTTTCCAAGGAATATTTAGAATGGAGACAGCCCCTGTTCTGCTCCATCATCAATGCCTGCTTCCAGAGAGCCCCGGCCAACGATTCGATTTGGGGATGAATACTGCCACCACTTTCAAGCCATATTTCCCGAGATGCGTAGCTATGAAGCGTTCAAATTCCTGCACTTGGGGCTGATTAGTGAGATCAAACGCAAATCGCTCCCAGCAATCGCTAGAGCCGTGGGATTAGACAATCATCAAAACTTACATCACTTCTTGAGTGCATCTCGGGCAGTGTCGCAGTTGCGTCAACAACGCTTGGAGTTGATCCTCAAGCTCCTCAATGGACGGACCTTGATTCTGCTGATTGACGAAACAGGAGATCGTAAGAAGGGGAAACAGACCGATTATGTCAAACGGCAATATATCGGCAATCTGGGTAAGCGAGAAAACGGCATTGTTGCAGTGACTGCCTATGGCTTAGTCGATGGGATGATTCTCCCGTTGACCTTTGAGGTGTACAGACCCAAAGAGCGGCTGAAAGCAGGCGATGAATATCAAAGCAAACCGCAAATTGCCGCCACGATGATTGGGCAACTGCAAGCGATGGGATTCCGCTTTGAACTGGTTCTGGCTGATAGCTTGTATGGGGAGAGCAAGATCAATTTTGTCAATGTTCTAGAAGAGTTGGAATTGCCCTATATCCTGGCGATTCGGAGTAACCATGCCCTTTGGTTACCGCAAGAACAGGAGGTTTATCAGGAGGCTTGGCAACCCTTCAGTCGTACCTTCTGCAATGGCACGATTGAGGTGCGCTATATGGCAGAGGTGATTTATGGCAAGCGACATCGTAAACAGTACTGGCTGCTGACGACAGACCCTGATACCTTACCTGAGAATTCGACTACATTCGTTCTGGTGTCTGACCCAGCCATCAAGCTGGAGGAGATTGGTAACGCATACGGCTTCAGAACGTGGATTGAGTATGGGCTCAAGCAAGCCAAGGATGTCTTGGGTTGGGCAGACTTTCGCATGACTCATTATGAGCAGATTGAGAAGTGGTGGGAACTAGTGATGAGTGCGTTTCTCATGGTCAGTTTGTTTGCGGATGCGTTCACTGAGACTCGTCCCCTAGCCCAACATCTGTTTACCCAACATCCGTGGTGGAACCACCAAAGGGGGTGGAAGCATTGGCTCAACAACCTGCGTTTAGTCATTCAACCGTTGATTTACGGCAATGGGTTAAAGCGATGGCTCACGGTATTTCCGAATGCAGCATTAGAGGTGGGATTGGCTCAGTTGATAGAGCAGATGAATCAGTTCTTTTGCCCATGCGTGCAGCAGTTGAACTCACAAATCAGGTTTTCATCTGCTTAGAGTGATAAAAGAGGGCTAAAAATTTGGCTATTGATCTAACTTTGGCTAATAGAGTTTTGCTTGGCTACGGGAAGTGCCGGTTGTAGAAGTGATTCAGGGCATCGCAGCGCTGATACGGGATTGTGCAAGGGGTGATCGCCAAAGTTGAAACGTAGGGTTAAAACTAAAGATGGAGTAGTCCAGCAGGACTATTGACATCACCAAAATACTCGTTAACATGTACAGGAATATAGCAATCCTAAGAGATTCATGAAAATGCACCATACATAAAGACCTTCGAAAAATTAAAGGTCTGACGATGGGTGGCGAACTCAAATAACCACTTCACCGTTGAGAACGATTGACACAGGTGATAGAACTCTCGAATCCACCGCTTTGCCTGCAACCAAACATCCTCCACTGGGTTTTGCCGAGGGTCATTGGGAGCGAAGCGAAGGCAGGTAATTTTCCACTCGGACTCGCCTAAGCCCTGATTGACTGAGGCCAAATAGTCCTTGAGCGCCTGAGAACGGTGATAGCTCGCTCCATCCCAAATCAAGGCAATGCGAGACTGAGGATGCTCAGCCAGGAGCAGTTGCAAGAAGGCAATCGTGGCCTCGGAATTCGCTCGCTCAAAAGCTTTCACAACAAACTCTTGGCTCAAGATATTCAGCGCTCCATAGTACGTCTGCTTCTGACGTTCGTTAGTCATTGGCACTTCGATGCGTTCGTTGGTTTTGCCCCACACATAGCCGCAGAGGTCGCCCCAGAGCAGATGACATTCATCCTGGAACAAGACGACTAAGTGACCCAGGACAATCTCCTGTCGATGTCGTTCCAGCCAAGCCCTGATTTCGTGTTTTTTTCTCTACCAATTCTGGGTCTGCTTTGGGATTGCGCTTCTGGGTCTAGTAGGTATAGCCTTGAGATACCATCTGCACGGCCAGGGCGCGTTTGAGTTCACGAGAGTCAGGATTGCTCCGAATAAACTCAGCGAGTTCTTCCATAGACCGACTCACTAGTTAACTAGACAAAGGTCAATCGTGACACGGAAGCATGCCGCCTTTATGCTTTTTCATGAATTATTTAGGATCGCTATATTTGAACTAAAGGAGTTGAATATGAGCTATTTCATCTACAAGGATGCCCAAGGTTTATGGCGCTGGAGACTTAGGGCAAGCAACCACAAAATCATTGCAGACTCTGCGGAAAGTTACCACAACAAGCAAGATTGCCTAGCAGGTATCGATCTCGTTAAAGGTTCAAAAGACGCGCCTGTACAAGAAAGCTAAGCTGTCCAACGTTGCTATCGATTGTCATATCTTTCTTTATAATATTTATAAGTAGAATAATAACAAAAAGCTTGGTCCAGCCTGGGTTCAAGCAATTCCTGATTAGAACTCAGGTTGAAGCGATCGTAAAATTTACGAAAGTTGTTAGTTAACACGATATTTGGGTCACACGTGGAATTGGTATTTGGGTCACACGTGGAATTGGTGAAGCGAGCGCAACAGTGTGGGTGGTCGTAGTGCATCGAAGCGTTATTGATAGAACATCCAGCAAGGCCTATTAGCTCACCCTGGGCTTACCTTCTGCAATTCGGCGACAGATCTTTCCGGCTGTTCCCGCTAGAATGATTGCCATCCATGGATGAGGAGATAGGCATGAGCAATCCCGCCACCCCATCGACGCCCTCCGATACCCGCTCACGGCGGTTTTACCATGGCACCCGGGCAGACCTCAAGCTTGGCGACCTGATTCAACCTGGCTATGCCTCCAACTACACCGAGCGGCGATCGCCCTGGGTC
This region of Trichocoleus desertorum NBK24 genomic DNA includes:
- a CDS encoding IS5 family transposase — encoded protein: MGKSYPSNLTRAEYEFLSDLIPEAKPGGRPRSIEMWAVLNAIFYVLVEGCRWRALPGDFPAWQTVYTYFRNWRKDGTWIVIHDRLREWTRIEVDRQPSPSEAILDSQSVKTAAGVSEQVGFDSGKVIKGRKRFISVDTLGLVLRVFVTAASVGERAGGKRVLKRVKRMDKAVFRLTTIWVDGGFDGAPFLMWVMDVCRWIIQVVLRPEQTKGFVLLKKRWVVERTFGWLMHCRRLVRDYELLPETSETLIYLAMIRIMVKRLA
- a CDS encoding IS630 family transposase, producing the protein MRAWLERHRQEIVLGHLVVLFQDECHLLWGDLCGYVWGKTNERIEVPMTNERQKQTYYGALNILSQEFVVKAFERANSEATIAFLQLLLAEHPQSRIALIWDGASYHRSQALKDYLASVNQGLGESEWKITCLRFAPNDPRQNPVEDVWLQAKRWIREFYHLCQSFSTVKWLFEFATHRQTFNFSKVFMYGAFS
- a CDS encoding cytochrome-c peroxidase codes for the protein MVMVAIAAVIVLAGHTVAAQLEPSEPPQLLASLKSVPIPEPDNLGQFVKNKTAAIALGKALFWEMQVGSDGFQSCASCHFYAGVDNRAKNQLHPGPSTNFSPGTGPNYTLKPEDYPFHKLQNSDDRSSTVLADNDDITGSQGVDLTKFNDIIPGSAVDNVTVQPDPVFNVNGINVRQVTGRNAPSTINAVFNFRNFWDGRAQNDFNGVNPFGSRDKNAFLYKAPTKQSALQQVKVSLKNSSLASQAVGPPLSDVEESGSGRIFPDIGQKFDRVKTKKLPRETGKKLKVLRPLAKQLVHPEDSVLGKYSNWPKPGLKQKNYQTMVQDAFKPEWWNSQQIIKVGADGSRIFRQPQGALATNEFTLMDYNFSLFMGLSIQLYEATLVSDNTPFDQFMEGNNNALTAQQKRGKELFEGKAKCVNCHGGAEFTNASVKNVRNERLERMVMGDNGVAVYDNGFYNIGVRPTQEDLGVGGQDPFGNPLSESRLAQNGKFNDPNLKPPISATERVAVDGAFKTPGLRNIALTAPYFHNGGQLTLRQVVDFYNRGGDFHETNIENLDPDIENLGLDESEKEALVAFMNGLTDARVRNQSAPFDHPQLFIPNGHPGDQNSVTNDGSGRATTALLELPAVGRKGGTPLPSFLESSAPAAESAAPAVQSTSNPLEGSITQQDCPANSTLQFIAGGYVCVRK
- a CDS encoding DUF1508 domain-containing protein, coding for MTRKHAAFMLFHELFRIAIFELKELNMSYFIYKDAQGLWRWRLRASNHKIIADSAESYHNKQDCLAGIDLVKGSKDAPVQES
- a CDS encoding IS701 family transposase, which translates into the protein MPASREPRPTIRFGDEYCHHFQAIFPEMRSYEAFKFLHLGLISEIKRKSLPAIARAVGLDNHQNLHHFLSASRAVSQLRQQRLELILKLLNGRTLILLIDETGDRKKGKQTDYVKRQYIGNLGKRENGIVAVTAYGLVDGMILPLTFEVYRPKERLKAGDEYQSKPQIAATMIGQLQAMGFRFELVLADSLYGESKINFVNVLEELELPYILAIRSNHALWLPQEQEVYQEAWQPFSRTFCNGTIEVRYMAEVIYGKRHRKQYWLLTTDPDTLPENSTTFVLVSDPAIKLEEIGNAYGFRTWIEYGLKQAKDVLGWADFRMTHYEQIEKWWELVMSAFLMVSLFADAFTETRPLAQHLFTQHPWWNHQRGWKHWLNNLRLVIQPLIYGNGLKRWLTVFPNAALEVGLAQLIEQMNQFFCPCVQQLNSQIRFSSA